A part of Cryptococcus gattii WM276 chromosome G, complete sequence genomic DNA contains:
- a CDS encoding Hypothetical protein (Similar to SGTC gene model, INSD accession EAL19817.1; CNBG1100): MLARLTTFALTFALTARAAITILYPTTDTIWYKNNTVTLNWTISDPQTDTYLFRTYLFNTDQSLLAGNHSIADSTNATSQFVRILLTNVPSGQGYTVSFVNTTNEAQVFATSEAFQIADGEVANSTTTASSTTATSSSSIFIPNSKTTTSSSFTTNPFATAQASATSKSSNSGSTLDTRAIANILQGGMVLLLIVIGMGITL, from the exons ATGCTTGCCCGCCTCACCACCTTCGCCCTCACCTTTGCCCTCACCGCTCGGG CTGCCATTACTATCCTTTACCCTACCACAGACACTATCTGGTACAAGAACAACACAGTCACGCTCAACTGGACAATCTCCGACCCGCAAACAGATACTTATCTCTTCAGAACCTACTTGTTCAACACTGATCAGAGTCTGCTCGCGGGGAATCACTCGATTGCCGACAGTACAAACGCGACTTCCCAGTTTGTGAGGATTCTCTTGACGAATGTCCCTTCTGG TCAAGGCTATACGGTCAGCTTTGTGAATACGACCAATGAAGCTCAGGTCTTTGCAACTTCTGAAGCGTTTCAGATTGCTGATGGTGAAG TCGCGAATTCCACTACGACTGCTTCATCAACCACTGCtacatcctcatcttccatcttcatcccaAACAGCAAAACAACTACTTCTTCCTC GTTTACCACAAACCCATTTGCCACCGCCCAAGCTAGCGCGACTTCTAAATCCTCAAATTCTGGTAGTACACTTGACACCCGCGCCATTGCCAACATCCTGCAAGGCGGAATGGTCCTTCTACTCATAGTGATCGGAATGGGTATCACTCTTTAA
- a CDS encoding ATP dependent RNA helicase, putative (Similar to TIGR gene model, INSD accession AAW44765.1) — MASAFSLLTAGGAKFDKSRFKDDFQLFEAKKRKDRKGKSKQVDIVATGSALPISLDFFGDHPHSQHKPQPESESESDSESDSGSSSTSIPAPPPQKITLTGSEPLPKSLHTNLPSLVNHESHSLTSAEGGPLLSALSQANIHSLWGVQCAVGGCLLEDRDTLCVAPTGSGKTLSYVLPTIVKLRDPARKLKGTEEGKGVRALVVVPTHDLAVQIQGVIKAVTRGRHWRSMVLTKATEKAVWESAPGEAVRAGEDSDNEMKDEDSADEEDDEDDNESTGSVNEFAPKVSGNPEGLGIDVLVATPERLHHLIDSRRISLAQTKYVILDESDRLLSSDFLPQVEPILSACTNPTVQKCFLSATMPAGAEALAKKWLKDGGVRVVVGVKDSAVTTVDQSLLYTGSESGKLLALRNLISSGQLPYPSLIFVQSIERAEELYKTLVLDGIKVDAVHGGKAKTKRDEAIEDFRMGTVWMLVVTEVLARGMDFRGVKVVINYDFPQTVPSYIHRIGRTGRAGRPGKAITFFNIEDGPYLRTIANVLRSSGCPVPEYMLDMKKPTKNEKKKLAKAPPKRKAVGGGGRDLNREAGKKKKQMVEASKKRKMLGKGGRGEEKEKKDDEE; from the exons ATGGCGTCTGCATTCAGTTTGCTCACAGCAGGAGGAGCAAAGTTCGACAAGTCCAGGTTCAAGGACGACTTCCAGCTCTTTGAAGCA AAGAAGCGTAAGGATCGTAAAGGCAAGAGCAAGCAGGTGGACATTGTGGCCACAGGATCAGCCCTTCCCATCTCATTAGACTTCTTTGGAGACCATCCCCACTCTCAGCACAAGCCACAGCCAGAATCCGAGTCTGAGTCAGACTCTGAATCCGACTCTGGttcctcctcaacctctATCCCTGCACCTCCTCCCCAAAAGATCACCCTTACTGGGTCCGAACCACTTCCCAAATCTCTTCACACCAACCTGCCGTCATTAGTCAATCACGAATCCCATTCACTTACATCTGCCGAAGGAGGCCCACTTCTCTCTGCGCTCTCTCAAGCAAACATTCACTCACTTTGGGGTGTACAGTGCGCAGTCGGAGGATGTCTGTTGGAAGACAGAGATACTCTCTGTGTCGCTCCCACTGGTTCTGGAAAGACACTGTCTTATGTGCTTCCTACTATCGTCAAGCTGCGTGATCCCGCAAGGAAACTCAAGGGCACCGAAGAAGGCAAAGGTGTGAGAGCATTGGTTGTGGTGCCCACTCACGATTTGGCGGTTCAGATCCAGGGTGTCATTAAAGCAGTAACCAGGGGCAGGCATTGGAGGTCCATGGTCCTTACGAAAGCTACCGAGAAGGCGGTCTGGGAAAGTGCTCCAGGGGAGGCTGTTAGGGCGGGCGAGGATAGTGACAATGAgatgaaggatgaggaCAGTGCAGACGAGGAAGACGACGAAGACGACAATGAATCTACTGGCTCTGTGAATGAGTTTGCTCCCAAAGTCTCTGGTAACCCTGAAGGACTTGGTATCGACGTGCTCGTCGCTACACCAGAGCGTCTTCACCATCTCATCGATTCTCGACGAATTTCCCTTGCCCA AACAAAATACGTCATCCTCGATGAATCAGACCGTCTTCTCTCATCTGATTTCCTGCCCCAAGTCGAGCCAATCCTCTCAGCATGCACCAACCCTACCGTCCAGAAATGCTTCTTGTCCGCCACCATGCCTGCGGGCGCCGAAGCCCTCGCCAAAAAATGGTTGAAGGATGGTGGCGTTCGAGTGGTCGTGGGTGTGAAAGACTCTGCAGTCACCACTGTCGACCAATCCCTTCTTTACACAGGTTCTGAATCCGGTAAACTCCTCGCCCTCCGAAACCTCATTTCCTCCGGTCAGCTTCCATACCCTTCACTCATCTTTGTCCAGTCTATCGAGCGTGCAGAAGAGCTTTACAAGACGCTGGTATTGGATGGGATCAAGGTGGATGCTGTGCATGGTGGTAAGGCGAAAACGAAGAGAGATGAGGCGATCGAGGACTTTAGGATGGGCACCGTCTGGATGCTGGTTGTCACCGAAGTTTTGGCGCGAGGAATGGACTTTAGAGGTGTCAAGGTTGTCATCAATTACG ACTTCCCCCAGACTGTCCCGAGTTACATCCACCGAATAGGTCGTACCGGTCGAGCCGGTCGTCCAGGAAAAGCCATCACATTCTTCAACATTGAAGACGGTCCTTACCTTCGTACCATCGCCAACGTCCTCCGCTCTTCTGGGTGCCCAGTTCCAGAGTACATGCTGGATATGAAGAAGCCTACCAAGaacgagaagaagaagctcgCCAAGGCCCCGCCGAAGAGGAAGGCAGTtggtggaggtggaaggGACTTGAATAGGGAAGcagggaagaagaagaagcagatgGTTGAAGCTAGtaagaagaggaagatgtTGGGAAAAGGGGGGAGGGgcgaggaaaaggagaagaaggatgatgaggagtAG
- a CDS encoding DNA-(apurinic or apyrimidinic site) lyase, putative (Similar to TIGR gene model, INSD accession AAW44763.1) codes for MSRRPNIRSTKSVINNSVAIVAADAVKEELPSPKLTYTSLRRSTRSSVTAEGSASPVRNSKLNIAKYEYKDPTPSSRKRQKIDDIVKEEEVETKTSPIKSPAKKPLPQVALAKPHSAPAKWEEQYQLIEKMRRGFVAPVDEMGCERPRTNAEGDPKTFRFHILISLMLSSQTKDAVTSAAVTSLHTSLPGGLTAASLATAPLETIQECINKVGFWRRKAEYIQEAAKSLLEQEGDEKGDVPKTVEGLCKLKGVGPKMAFLALQCAWDINAGIGVDVHVHRITNRLKWHRPPTSTPEQTRLNLQSWLPPHLHKPINPLMVGFGQVICLPVGPRCDICLLGQKEICPSRVKGANSKGRKEVVYSFKEEGDELAVGQWRWGQAKRVKSEAKVEIGYEEGLENIKDEESENSIKVEQMIEEPGMRRPDEVLEILDQVDGPTDIGAEPVIKTENVDW; via the exons ATGTCAAGAAGGCCAAATATCCGCTCAACAAAGTCAGTAATCAACAATAGTGTCGCTATTGTCGCAGCCGACGCAGTCAAGGAAGAATTACCAAGCCCCAAGCTCACGTACACTTCGCTCCGTCGATCGACCAGATCAAGTGTTACGGCCGAAGGATCAGCATCGCCTGTCAGGAACAGCAAATTAAACATCGCCAAGTACGAATACAAGGACCCGACACCTTCTTCTAGAAAGCGCCAGAAGATAGATGATATTGtcaaggaggaagaagttgaAACAAAGACAAGTCCGATAAAGTCTCCGGCAAAAAAACCATTGCCGCAGGTAGCGCTTGCAAAGCCCCATTCGGCCCCCGCAAAATGGGAAGAACAGTACCAATTGATTGAGAAGATGAGGCGGGGCTTTGTTGCTCCTGTTGATGAGAT GGGCTGCGAACGGCCGAGAACAAATGCCGAAGGAGATCCAAAG ACTTTTCGTTTCCATATCCTTATATCTCTCATGCTCTCCTCTCAAACAAAAGATGCTGTGACATCAGCAGCCGTCACTTCTCTTCACACCTCTCTGCCCGGTGGTCTTACTGCCGCCTCTCTCGCCACTGCACCATTGGAAACCATCCAGGAATGTATCAATAAGGTTGGATTCTGGCGGCGAAAGGCAGAGTACATCCAAGAGGCTGCAAAATCTCTTTTGGAgcaagaaggagatgagaaAGGAGACGTGCCAAAGACGGTTGAAGGTTTGTGCAAATTGAAAGGTGTAGGACCTAAAATGGCTTTTTTGGCTTTGCAATGTGCTTGGGATAT CAACGCTGGAATCGGAGTTGACGTCCACGTCCACCGCATCACAAATCGTCTCAAATGGCACCGTCCACCTACATCCACCCCAGAACAAACCCGACTCAATCTTCAATCATGGCTTCCCCCCCATTTACATAAACCTATTAACCCCTTGATGGTTGGTTTTGGTCAAGTGATCTGCCTCCCTGTTGGGCCTAGGTGCGATATCTGTCTGTTAGGCCAGAAAGAGATATGTCCAAGTCGAGTAAAGGGGGCAAATAGTAAGGGGAGAAAAGAGGTGGTGTATAGCTTtaaggaagagggggatGAGCTTGCCGTCGGCCAGTGGCGATGGGGCCAAGCAAAGAGAGTTAAGAGTGAGGCTAAGGTTGAGATTGGGTATGAGGAAGGGCTGGAAAACATCAAAGATGAGGAATCAGAGAATTCGATCAAGGTGGAGCAGATGATTGAGGAACCTGGGATGAGACGGCCTGATGAAGTGTTAGAGATCTTGGATCAGGTGGATGGTCCCACGGATATCGGTGCAGAGCCTGTCATAAAGACTGAAAATGTCGATTGGTAA